From a single Candidatus Thorarchaeota archaeon genomic region:
- a CDS encoding ABC transporter ATP-binding protein has translation MVVPRDDDSTARPSFVEEAYFSGARIGNAIDWVTDRRDREIHCEIEGILTTTREKVRFRGRLLRARKGMLSRQIVVLLEEDLRKRKRGELDKVLTVGSNTTTSQDVAATQITLQNYLKRDMVGDLYFNGTELQQAAKEVQKILKAHKVTCTVWGKRASDKTPIMIDGILVGSSVGPAPVLPEGTLEVRVEPEGSVGDPKIYLVAQPQFLFGPRSDPDLTILARKVYVRPFAWIEAPAYRNVLEARNLTVTIKSGKKLIENVTFSIKEGEMLAIIGESGAGKSTTVKALIGDIPSTGVARIAGIDSRNAQKVRYFFGYCPQDLSYMYETFTPLENIIAFGKQYDIPEYQLIRDGKQLLRDFGILEKANDQTHELSGGQQRRVSIAIALVHRPKVLLMDEPTSGLDPDNRNELWHFLDYINKEYGTSMVVITHYPVEAEFCDKVAVFLRGKSLVALGKPATLKASMPNRGFAVGIVLEEVDPRARKILEKVKGVQFVLQRGELLKVFTEEPLETMAERSLAALEEQGIPVKIVKTRSVADMVDYYIAITRGLISGIIEK, from the coding sequence ATGGTTGTTCCACGTGATGATGACTCAACAGCACGCCCCTCCTTTGTGGAGGAGGCTTATTTCTCAGGAGCCCGAATTGGTAATGCCATTGACTGGGTCACTGATAGGCGAGATCGTGAGATCCACTGTGAGATCGAGGGGATACTGACCACTACGCGGGAAAAGGTCCGGTTTCGAGGGCGATTGCTTCGTGCACGAAAAGGAATGTTGTCACGGCAGATCGTTGTCTTGTTAGAAGAAGACCTGCGAAAACGTAAGCGTGGCGAGCTTGACAAGGTTCTTACTGTGGGTAGTAATACCACTACTTCTCAGGATGTTGCAGCGACACAGATTACTCTTCAGAACTATTTGAAACGCGATATGGTCGGTGACCTCTATTTCAATGGGACTGAGTTACAACAGGCTGCAAAAGAGGTCCAGAAGATTCTCAAGGCTCACAAAGTGACCTGTACCGTATGGGGCAAACGTGCCTCAGACAAGACTCCTATAATGATTGATGGCATTCTTGTGGGAAGTTCGGTTGGGCCTGCACCAGTACTGCCTGAAGGCACTCTTGAGGTCCGGGTGGAGCCTGAAGGTTCGGTTGGAGACCCCAAGATCTATCTTGTGGCACAACCACAATTTCTCTTTGGTCCACGTTCCGATCCCGACCTTACCATACTTGCACGAAAAGTGTATGTTCGCCCCTTTGCTTGGATCGAGGCTCCTGCCTACAGGAACGTCCTTGAGGCACGAAATCTCACTGTCACGATCAAGAGCGGGAAGAAGCTCATTGAGAATGTGACCTTCTCGATCAAGGAAGGTGAGATGCTGGCTATTATCGGTGAGAGTGGTGCGGGCAAGTCTACTACGGTCAAGGCACTGATAGGTGATATTCCAAGTACTGGTGTGGCACGAATTGCTGGGATCGACTCGCGGAATGCTCAGAAGGTCCGTTATTTCTTTGGGTACTGCCCTCAGGATCTCAGCTATATGTATGAGACCTTCACCCCTCTTGAAAATATCATTGCGTTCGGTAAGCAATACGATATTCCCGAATATCAGCTCATCCGTGACGGAAAACAACTTCTTCGCGACTTTGGAATTCTGGAGAAGGCAAACGATCAGACCCATGAATTGAGCGGTGGGCAACAGCGAAGGGTCTCGATCGCAATCGCTCTGGTGCATCGTCCTAAGGTTCTCCTCATGGATGAGCCCACGAGCGGACTTGACCCAGATAACCGGAATGAACTCTGGCACTTTCTCGATTATATTAATAAAGAATATGGCACCTCTATGGTCGTCATCACTCACTATCCCGTTGAGGCAGAATTCTGTGACAAGGTCGCTGTCTTTCTCCGCGGAAAGAGTCTTGTGGCCCTTGGAAAACCCGCGACGCTCAAGGCATCAATGCCAAACAGAGGGTTTGCAGTTGGTATCGTTCTTGAAGAGGTCGATCCGCGTGCCAGAAAAATCTTGGAGAAGGTCAAGGGTGTTCAGTTCGTTCTTCAAAGAGGTGAGCTTCTAAAAGTGTTTACCGAAGAACCACTCGAAACTATGGCCGAGCGAAGTCTTGCTGCTCTTGAAGAACAAGGCATCCCTGTTAAGATTGTAAAGACCCGATCAGTAGCAGACATGGTTGACTACTACATTGCCATTACTCGTGGTCTGATCTCAGGAATCATCGAGAAGTGA
- the nadB gene encoding L-aspartate oxidase: MIDGIEESDFLVFGSGIAGLTFALKAAEFGSVNIVTKRNLTDSATRLAQGGIAAVVSEDDSFDAHIEDTMRVGCGLCHRNVVEQIVTEAPDRIKDLVDLGVEFCTSDGSVYDLGLEGGHSHRRVLHVKDHTGRNIEEALAQAVRENGNIHIFENHLAVNLVAKNNEVLGAYVLVRDSGEVKRFAARAIVLATGGVGKVFLYTSNPKNATGDGIAMAYRVGATIANMEFIQFHPTLLYHHKLHSFLISEALRGEGAILIGKDGERFMPQYHPKAELAPRDIVARAIDAELKRTGADSVYLDISFKDPEWVKDRFPAIYETCKNVGIDITKEPIPVVPGAHYCCGGIYTDINGHTDVKGLFAIGETACTGFHGANRLASNSLLEGVVVGHNAAIAAIERLKSPIRSNEISPWDPGAATDPDELVIISHTWDEIRRIMTNYVGIVRSRKRLIRARNRIDFIRREIEQFYWDFKITPDLVELRNIATVAELIVRHARMRRESRGAHYNQDYPSEADQLVDTLIKKGYNSI, translated from the coding sequence ATGATCGACGGAATTGAGGAATCAGACTTCCTTGTGTTTGGCAGTGGAATAGCAGGCCTGACCTTTGCTCTCAAAGCGGCCGAGTTTGGAAGTGTCAATATTGTCACTAAACGCAATCTGACAGATTCCGCAACGAGACTTGCACAGGGAGGGATTGCAGCCGTAGTATCAGAAGACGACTCGTTCGATGCACATATTGAGGACACGATGCGAGTTGGCTGTGGCCTCTGCCATAGAAACGTTGTTGAGCAGATCGTCACAGAGGCCCCTGACCGAATAAAGGACCTTGTGGACTTGGGAGTGGAATTTTGTACATCGGACGGCTCCGTATATGATCTGGGTCTAGAGGGAGGACATAGCCACAGGCGTGTGCTCCACGTCAAAGATCATACAGGCAGAAACATCGAGGAGGCACTTGCACAGGCTGTACGCGAGAATGGTAACATTCACATCTTTGAGAATCACCTTGCTGTGAATCTTGTGGCCAAAAACAATGAGGTACTTGGTGCCTATGTACTAGTGAGAGACTCAGGAGAGGTCAAACGCTTTGCAGCCAGAGCAATAGTCCTTGCAACAGGTGGAGTCGGAAAGGTCTTTCTCTATACAAGCAATCCAAAGAATGCTACAGGCGACGGAATTGCAATGGCATATCGCGTCGGAGCGACCATTGCAAATATGGAGTTCATCCAGTTCCATCCGACTCTCCTCTATCATCACAAGCTACACTCGTTTTTGATCTCTGAGGCATTACGAGGCGAAGGAGCCATACTCATAGGGAAAGATGGAGAACGATTCATGCCTCAGTATCATCCAAAGGCAGAGCTCGCCCCGCGTGATATAGTCGCCCGAGCCATTGATGCGGAATTAAAGAGGACCGGAGCAGATAGCGTCTATCTCGATATCTCGTTCAAAGATCCAGAATGGGTAAAGGATCGCTTCCCTGCAATCTACGAGACCTGCAAGAATGTTGGGATAGACATCACAAAAGAGCCCATCCCCGTCGTTCCCGGAGCTCATTATTGCTGCGGCGGAATATACACTGATATTAATGGTCATACAGATGTTAAGGGACTCTTTGCCATCGGCGAGACCGCATGCACAGGATTTCATGGAGCTAACCGATTGGCAAGCAACTCACTTCTGGAAGGTGTAGTTGTCGGACATAATGCTGCAATTGCCGCCATTGAGCGACTCAAGTCACCAATCCGTTCGAACGAGATCAGTCCTTGGGATCCCGGTGCGGCAACCGATCCCGATGAACTTGTGATCATCTCACATACATGGGACGAGATTCGGCGGATTATGACCAACTATGTGGGAATTGTCAGATCACGCAAACGTTTGATTCGCGCACGAAATCGAATTGACTTCATCAGACGAGAGATCGAGCAGTTCTACTGGGACTTCAAGATAACACCAGATTTAGTTGAACTGAGAAACATTGCCACAGTTGCAGAGCTGATCGTACGACATGCTCGAATGAGAAGAGAGAGTAGGGGCGCGCACTACAACCAAGACTATCCAAGTGAGGCAGACCAACTGGTCGATACACTGATCAAGAAGGGATACAACAGCATTTGA
- the galK gene encoding galactokinase encodes MDENIQTVLDALSDLGVSPEEAVITRAPGRVEVLGNHVDYNGGLVLAASIERYVWAAGVRSDQCTIHSVQFDETVTFSPHNQARTQSANWHDFVRGVLWALERRRQKVTGLTVAISGNVPIGGGLSSSAALEVAVVNLIAELNELRMPPQSLAMIAFEAERLFCGVSCGIMDQFTSQLCKPDSLLAIHCASMHTADIPLSKDLGFLIINTGVSRNAGDALNQRLDECNQALIQLQKYGWDISALGQVELSTLERAEQLLDDTLAKRVRHVVLESERVRQGIDALRAGDIHEFGRLMYESHESSRDLYEVSHITLDSLVDIARRQPAVLGARLTGAGFGGSIICLVKKEAIPTTAEAIVREYEAATNMTASWISTGVPGGVTLLDSS; translated from the coding sequence GTGGACGAGAATATCCAGACAGTTCTAGATGCATTGAGTGATCTTGGGGTTTCCCCTGAAGAGGCGGTCATTACACGAGCCCCCGGTAGAGTCGAGGTCTTAGGTAATCATGTTGACTACAATGGGGGTCTCGTTCTTGCAGCCAGCATTGAACGTTATGTCTGGGCCGCGGGAGTTCGCTCTGATCAGTGCACGATACATTCAGTCCAATTCGATGAGACCGTTACATTCAGTCCTCATAATCAGGCTCGCACACAGTCTGCGAATTGGCACGACTTTGTTCGTGGAGTGCTCTGGGCCTTGGAGCGTCGAAGGCAGAAGGTGACCGGTCTCACTGTTGCAATTAGTGGAAATGTTCCCATTGGTGGAGGTCTCAGCTCCTCGGCCGCACTTGAGGTTGCAGTGGTGAATCTGATCGCAGAGCTAAACGAACTGCGAATGCCCCCTCAATCCTTGGCCATGATCGCTTTTGAGGCTGAGCGACTCTTTTGTGGGGTGTCGTGTGGGATCATGGACCAGTTCACTTCGCAGCTCTGCAAACCTGACTCGTTACTGGCAATTCATTGTGCATCAATGCATACTGCGGACATCCCGCTGAGCAAGGATCTTGGCTTTCTCATCATCAACACAGGAGTCTCACGAAATGCAGGAGATGCTCTCAACCAGCGTCTTGACGAGTGTAATCAGGCATTGATACAGCTTCAGAAATACGGCTGGGACATTAGTGCCCTTGGACAGGTAGAACTCTCCACGCTCGAGCGAGCCGAACAGCTTTTGGATGATACACTTGCAAAACGTGTGCGACATGTAGTCCTTGAGAGCGAACGTGTGCGTCAGGGGATCGATGCTCTTCGGGCTGGTGATATTCACGAATTCGGGCGGCTCATGTACGAGTCACATGAGAGTTCACGGGATCTCTACGAGGTTTCACACATCACTCTTGACAGTCTTGTTGACATTGCCCGTAGGCAACCGGCCGTCCTTGGTGCGCGGCTCACAGGAGCGGGATTTGGAGGCTCGATCATCTGTCTTGTCAAGAAGGAGGCCATCCCTACAACAGCTGAGGCGATCGTGCGCGAGTACGAGGCTGCGACCAATATGACCGCGAGCTGGATCTCCACTGGTGTTCCCGGTGGCGTCACTCTGTTGGACTCGTCATGA
- a CDS encoding NAD(P)H-dependent oxidoreductase translates to MSSKTAVLLIGSPRGTRSTSYSLGKYLIDHLDQFETSILHIPRTLRDQTKTQELLEQVNSADLVILSTPLYVDQLPAPVIHALELIDEYRKDSTSTSPKFVAIINCGFPENQHNAVALRICQHFAHKTGFEWAGSLSMGMGETISGRPLEDRGGMTRNIRSALEQAATALSEKGRIPEDVSAKFARPVIPIRLYSLIANRYWKRPVKKYGTKDRLKDRPCLQ, encoded by the coding sequence GTGAGTTCAAAGACTGCCGTACTACTGATCGGGAGCCCTAGAGGAACGCGAAGCACATCGTATTCACTTGGCAAATATCTCATTGACCATCTTGACCAGTTCGAGACCTCAATACTCCATATCCCAAGGACTCTAAGAGATCAGACCAAGACTCAAGAGTTGCTGGAACAAGTGAATTCGGCAGACCTTGTCATTTTGTCAACACCTCTGTATGTGGATCAACTTCCTGCACCTGTCATTCATGCTCTTGAATTGATAGACGAGTATCGAAAGGACTCAACTTCAACTTCTCCAAAGTTCGTTGCGATCATAAACTGTGGTTTCCCTGAGAACCAGCACAATGCGGTTGCACTGCGGATCTGTCAGCACTTCGCTCACAAGACAGGATTCGAGTGGGCGGGCAGCCTGTCGATGGGGATGGGTGAGACCATTTCAGGGCGGCCGTTAGAAGACAGAGGAGGCATGACGAGGAATATTCGATCAGCACTGGAACAGGCTGCAACGGCTCTTTCGGAGAAAGGACGCATTCCTGAAGATGTGAGCGCCAAATTCGCAAGACCTGTGATACCAATTAGACTATACTCGCTGATAGCAAACCGTTACTGGAAACGCCCCGTGAAAAAATATGGCACCAAGGACAGACTGAAAGATCGGCCATGCCTCCAATGA
- a CDS encoding ABC transporter permease, translated as MAEYFMKPSRRVTNMVAKELRLIVKDRVALFLIFLLPAALIGMLWWVSDQNVAMGNMGSMSSDGSGTNTMLVNDTTDLDSGLVLGIIDRDTTRTYDGPDLSENFTGYLDMLVDVLRPYNNTDDAVKDLYEGDINGFVVIPDGFEANLTINEPTYVEVHIDATALTEQSQVMGIVQAATVYFRSSKMWIRSEVFPSMSIEFAPDADFVESTFGGFIVVFSSYLGIAMTSAQSIVGDAPLRRMLLTPTNRLEIVVAKSIAYVIIGFFQSLLLITLWVIAFDLNLNTGFLTLVIIMSLTSLTGSATGILISSIASSRLQANQMFLFVLFGTLILSGFFIDVGAVDEVLPLNQGLRLLIDTAFKGLDLFQVTSRVIRLVGFSVIAMLLATFVYSKKPTLG; from the coding sequence ATGGCTGAATACTTCATGAAGCCGTCGCGTCGCGTGACAAACATGGTCGCAAAGGAGCTTCGACTCATTGTCAAAGATAGAGTGGCCCTCTTCTTGATCTTTCTACTTCCAGCAGCATTGATCGGTATGCTCTGGTGGGTTTCGGATCAGAATGTTGCGATGGGTAATATGGGCTCAATGTCCAGCGATGGTTCTGGTACCAACACAATGCTAGTGAATGATACGACTGATTTGGACTCCGGGTTGGTGCTAGGGATCATCGATAGAGATACAACTCGGACCTATGATGGTCCTGACTTGTCTGAGAATTTTACAGGTTATTTGGATATGCTAGTGGATGTGCTACGGCCTTACAATAATACCGATGATGCCGTAAAAGATCTGTACGAAGGTGATATTAACGGGTTCGTTGTCATTCCTGATGGGTTCGAGGCGAATCTCACAATTAATGAACCCACTTATGTCGAAGTACATATCGATGCCACCGCCCTGACCGAGCAGAGTCAAGTCATGGGTATTGTTCAGGCTGCGACGGTTTACTTTCGATCATCAAAGATGTGGATACGTTCTGAAGTCTTTCCGAGTATGTCGATTGAATTTGCTCCTGATGCTGACTTTGTCGAGAGCACCTTTGGTGGATTCATTGTCGTATTCTCGTCCTATCTTGGTATTGCAATGACCTCAGCGCAGTCCATTGTAGGTGATGCTCCCCTCAGGCGGATGCTCCTCACGCCGACGAACCGTCTGGAGATCGTTGTGGCCAAGTCCATTGCCTACGTTATCATAGGCTTCTTTCAATCATTATTATTGATCACACTCTGGGTCATCGCATTTGATTTGAATCTTAATACGGGTTTTCTCACTCTGGTGATCATTATGAGCCTGACCTCTCTCACAGGCTCTGCAACGGGGATTCTTATCTCTTCAATTGCATCCAGTCGACTGCAAGCAAATCAGATGTTCCTGTTTGTACTCTTTGGAACCCTGATCCTCTCCGGGTTCTTCATAGACGTTGGGGCAGTCGATGAGGTGCTTCCTCTTAATCAAGGATTACGACTTCTGATTGATACTGCATTCAAGGGACTCGATCTGTTTCAAGTTACCAGTCGTGTTATCCGTCTTGTAGGTTTCTCCGTAATCGCCATGCTCTTGGCCACGTTTGTGTATTCGAAGAAACCGACACTTGGATAG
- a CDS encoding NAD(P)H-dependent oxidoreductase has protein sequence MTLHAIVLDGTLPAHDFASTIRREVQTILETHDWTVEIVQLADKAIADCTGCFQCWTKTPGSCIIKNDEANEITCKLVRSDLAIYLTPVVYGGYSYLLKRVLDRSIGMVLPFFQKVHGEIHHKRRYEKYPRMAMIGILPEPDPVAADLFIQLSRRNAINSWAPAQDAVVITEDMTAKKVMENLTNMFANVEVIS, from the coding sequence ATGACTCTGCACGCAATAGTACTTGACGGCACTTTGCCAGCACACGACTTTGCTTCAACAATTCGAAGAGAGGTCCAGACCATATTAGAAACACATGACTGGACCGTTGAGATCGTTCAACTTGCAGACAAAGCGATTGCAGATTGCACGGGATGTTTTCAATGCTGGACCAAGACACCAGGAAGTTGCATCATTAAAAACGATGAGGCCAATGAGATCACATGTAAGCTTGTAAGGTCCGACCTCGCGATATATCTCACTCCCGTAGTCTATGGGGGATATTCGTATCTTTTGAAGAGAGTTCTTGACAGAAGCATTGGCATGGTACTACCGTTCTTTCAAAAAGTCCATGGCGAAATCCATCACAAGCGCCGATACGAAAAATATCCGCGAATGGCCATGATAGGAATCCTCCCAGAGCCAGATCCAGTAGCGGCCGACCTCTTCATACAACTCAGCAGACGAAATGCGATCAATAGTTGGGCGCCAGCTCAAGACGCCGTTGTCATTACGGAAGACATGACAGCGAAGAAGGTAATGGAGAACCTCACGAACATGTTTGCCAATGTGGAGGTGATCTCGTGA
- the galT gene encoding galactose-1-phosphate uridylyltransferase, whose product MSTLRWNLLLGEWVIVTPGRAARPFQDPDRHCPFCPGQPETGGDWSVLTLDNKFASLTPDSGLSPLQGGVVMETPAYGYSKVIILSPDHSEQVEHMDENQLEHVFQEYLRVFEELSAKEGIRYVFEFENRGRSIGVSLDHPHAQVYALPFIPPRIQRELDQFRKVWVSEKECLLCQLLANELKSRDRVIHESEHFVSLVPYGARLPYEVHIYPREHVGTLSELRGSLQELGLMVQDVVRRYNAVFEETAYVMAMHTAPNGDHPYWHFHIEFYPPWRDSARLKYLAGIETGAWTYTNDSTPEEKARELREAI is encoded by the coding sequence GTGAGCACTCTACGATGGAATCTTCTGCTTGGCGAATGGGTGATCGTGACACCGGGTCGTGCTGCAAGACCCTTTCAAGACCCTGATCGTCATTGCCCATTTTGCCCGGGGCAACCCGAGACGGGCGGTGACTGGTCTGTCCTCACCCTTGATAATAAATTCGCATCACTGACCCCTGACTCTGGGCTTTCTCCCCTTCAGGGCGGTGTTGTCATGGAGACCCCGGCCTACGGCTATTCCAAAGTGATCATTCTGTCACCCGATCATTCTGAGCAAGTTGAGCATATGGATGAGAATCAGTTAGAACACGTGTTCCAAGAATATCTTCGCGTCTTTGAGGAACTGAGCGCAAAAGAGGGGATACGATATGTGTTCGAGTTTGAGAATCGGGGTCGCTCGATTGGTGTGAGCCTTGATCATCCACATGCACAGGTCTATGCATTGCCCTTCATACCTCCACGGATCCAACGCGAGCTGGACCAGTTCCGTAAGGTATGGGTCTCGGAGAAGGAGTGTCTGCTATGTCAACTATTAGCGAACGAGTTAAAGTCCCGAGACCGTGTGATCCATGAGTCCGAACATTTTGTCTCACTGGTGCCATACGGTGCTCGTCTACCCTACGAGGTTCATATCTATCCCCGGGAGCATGTTGGTACGCTCTCCGAACTGAGAGGATCTCTGCAAGAGCTTGGACTGATGGTTCAGGATGTTGTACGCCGATACAATGCTGTCTTCGAAGAGACCGCTTATGTGATGGCCATGCATACCGCTCCCAATGGCGATCATCCCTATTGGCACTTCCATATCGAATTTTATCCTCCTTGGCGTGACTCGGCAAGGCTCAAATATCTGGCCGGGATCGAGACTGGTGCGTGGACGTATACAAATGACTCCACACCTGAGGAAAAGGCCCGCGAACTCAGGGAGGCAATATAG
- a CDS encoding GNAT family N-acetyltransferase has product MTNSELIIELEKTGSRAWPAREEVALYGWILRADMGITRRANSVLPTRFEGSSLERAIEEAARFYTKRGLPIYYQMTEASQPQELDDVLESMGYERELTVHVQTIETSKTRSAKTEAKSSVTPTPDKEWMRGYTQATGYSEQSIHARLKIMERVRDHKGYALAKVDGTPAAVGFGVVTGEWVGLFGIATRKEFRRRGAATAVSKALISWGESVGARQAYLQVETDNIPAIKLYEQMGFATVYTYWYRLLKNSEDGSLTK; this is encoded by the coding sequence ATGACCAACTCTGAACTCATTATAGAACTCGAAAAGACCGGATCTCGTGCGTGGCCTGCTCGTGAAGAGGTCGCGCTATATGGGTGGATTCTGAGAGCAGATATGGGAATAACGAGAAGAGCGAATAGCGTTCTCCCAACCCGATTTGAGGGGTCGTCACTTGAGAGAGCAATTGAAGAAGCAGCACGCTTCTATACCAAGCGGGGGTTACCTATCTACTATCAAATGACAGAGGCAAGCCAACCACAGGAACTTGATGATGTGCTAGAGTCGATGGGGTACGAGAGGGAGCTGACTGTTCATGTACAGACCATCGAGACCTCAAAGACCAGATCAGCCAAAACCGAAGCGAAATCATCTGTAACACCCACACCAGATAAAGAATGGATGAGAGGTTATACTCAAGCAACAGGATACTCAGAGCAGTCAATCCATGCACGACTAAAGATCATGGAGCGGGTAAGGGATCATAAGGGGTATGCACTTGCCAAGGTAGATGGTACACCAGCAGCCGTGGGATTTGGAGTTGTGACTGGCGAATGGGTTGGCCTCTTCGGCATAGCGACGCGAAAAGAATTCAGACGAAGGGGTGCTGCCACAGCAGTGAGCAAAGCGTTGATCTCATGGGGTGAGTCTGTCGGGGCAAGACAGGCCTATCTACAGGTTGAGACCGATAACATTCCTGCAATCAAACTGTACGAGCAGATGGGGTTTGCCACAGTCTATACGTATTGGTATAGATTATTAAAAAATAGCGAGGATGGGAGTCTCACCAAGTGA